From the genome of Thermodesulfovibrionales bacterium:
ATAATCAACCTTTGGATTGGAACCCTCTTTATAGGCACCCAGGTTTATCATATCCTCAAATTTTTTATAAGTGGAATAGGCATCGATGAACTTCATTGCGTACTCTCTGTGCTGTCC
Proteins encoded in this window:
- the fliI gene encoding flagellum-specific ATP synthase FliI (involved in type III protein export during flagellum assembly): GQHREYAMKFIDAYSTYKKFEDMINLGAYKEGSNPKVDYAMKKYDSMRAYIRQDMNEHRDLSDSIQDLILLFDKGRS